From Chelatococcus sp. YT9, a single genomic window includes:
- a CDS encoding 2-hydroxyacid dehydrogenase, translating into MTAPLQPIVAKSLSGRFTVHNLWEAADKDALLADLAGRVRGVVAGSAVDAALIDKLPALEIISSFGVGYDKIDAAHAAKKGVLVTNTPDVLSDEVADLALGLLLSTVRQLPQADRYLRAGHWLEKAYPLTATLAGRKVGILGLGRIGKAIAKRCEAFNLPVAYHGRRPQADVPYQYFDSLVGLAKAVDILIVVIPGGSETDKIVNAEVLAALGPTGILINVARGTVIDEKALIKALADGTIQSAGLDVFEKEPHVPAELIAMDHVVLLPHVGSATHYTRDAMGQLVVDNIVSWFAGKGPVTPVVETPWPRKG; encoded by the coding sequence ATGACAGCGCCATTGCAGCCTATCGTGGCCAAGAGCCTGAGCGGTCGCTTCACGGTCCACAACCTTTGGGAAGCCGCCGACAAGGACGCACTGCTCGCTGATCTCGCCGGCCGAGTTCGCGGTGTCGTCGCCGGCAGCGCCGTCGACGCAGCGCTCATCGACAAACTGCCTGCTCTCGAGATCATCTCAAGCTTCGGTGTGGGCTACGACAAGATCGATGCCGCACATGCCGCCAAGAAGGGTGTCCTCGTCACCAACACGCCGGACGTGCTGAGCGACGAAGTGGCCGACCTTGCCCTCGGTCTCCTCTTGTCCACAGTCCGCCAGCTTCCCCAGGCCGATCGCTATCTGCGCGCAGGCCATTGGCTGGAAAAGGCGTACCCCCTCACGGCGACACTGGCCGGTCGGAAGGTTGGCATTCTCGGCCTCGGGCGCATCGGCAAGGCCATCGCCAAGCGCTGTGAGGCCTTCAACCTGCCGGTCGCCTACCATGGTCGCCGCCCGCAGGCAGACGTGCCCTACCAATATTTCGATAGCTTGGTCGGCCTCGCCAAAGCCGTCGACATCCTGATCGTCGTCATTCCAGGTGGCAGCGAAACGGACAAGATCGTCAATGCCGAGGTTCTCGCGGCGCTCGGACCAACCGGCATCCTCATCAATGTCGCGCGTGGCACGGTCATCGATGAAAAGGCGCTGATCAAGGCGCTCGCCGATGGTACCATCCAGTCTGCCGGTCTCGACGTCTTCGAGAAAGAGCCACATGTCCCGGCGGAGCTCATCGCCATGGACCATGTGGTGCTGCTGCCGCATGTCGGCTCGGCGACCCATTACACACGCGACGCGATGGGTCAGCTCGTCGTAGACAACATCGTGTCGTGGTTCGCGGGCAAGGGGCCGGTCACGCCGGTCGTGGAGACACCCTGGCCTCGCAAGGGCTGA
- a CDS encoding creatininase family protein has translation MLPSPFWADLTTTDFSRVAIEDVTAILPVAAVEQHGPHLPLGTDAMIMEAYIARVAAALPSDLPVSFLPIQTIGHSPEHLTFSGTLTLSAEAAIAAWRGIGESVYRAGCRKLVIVSSHGGNSPVVDIVAQILRASWGLTVVSVSWQRFGYPDGLFDPAEIRHGIHGGDIETSLMLAFYPDKVRMGEAMAFHSLTADMERDHIWLRHPRPAGFAWMAEDLNPAGVVGNATAATAAKGEAAAAHGVAAFIALLREVQSFSI, from the coding sequence ATGCTCCCATCACCCTTCTGGGCGGATCTGACGACCACGGATTTCAGCCGCGTGGCCATAGAAGACGTGACGGCCATCCTGCCCGTGGCGGCGGTGGAGCAGCATGGGCCGCACTTGCCGCTCGGCACCGATGCGATGATCATGGAAGCATATATCGCGCGAGTCGCGGCCGCTTTGCCGTCTGATCTCCCAGTTTCCTTCCTGCCAATCCAGACCATCGGCCACTCGCCCGAACATCTCACCTTCTCCGGCACGCTCACATTGTCCGCCGAAGCGGCCATCGCAGCCTGGCGCGGCATTGGGGAGAGTGTTTATCGGGCTGGCTGCCGTAAGCTCGTCATCGTGTCGTCACACGGGGGCAATTCGCCTGTCGTCGACATCGTGGCGCAGATCCTACGCGCGAGCTGGGGGTTGACGGTCGTCAGCGTCTCCTGGCAGCGGTTCGGCTATCCTGACGGCCTGTTCGATCCCGCCGAGATTCGCCATGGCATTCATGGCGGCGACATCGAGACGTCGCTTATGCTGGCGTTCTACCCCGACAAGGTGCGCATGGGTGAGGCAATGGCTTTCCATTCGCTGACGGCAGATATGGAACGGGACCACATCTGGCTGCGTCATCCCCGGCCGGCCGGTTTCGCCTGGATGGCGGAGGATCTCAATCCGGCCGGTGTCGTCGGTAACGCTACGGCTGCCACCGCCGCGAAGGGCGAGGCCGCCGCTGCCCACGGCGTTGCGGCCTTCATCGCGCTCCTGCGCGAGGTACAGAGTTTTTCCATATAG
- a CDS encoding carbohydrate ABC transporter permease, which produces MALASAAKISANETGDEGGMRYLDRLPRRVALVYLPLFVFMIVLLFPFYWMAITAIKPNYQLTDYNNFSPFWVVGPTLDHIRYLLFETSYPGWLWNTIVISVVATFVSLATSVFAAYAIERLRFTGAKFVGLAIFLAYLVPPSILFIPLALMVFGFGIYDTKLALIFTYPTFLVPFCTWLLMGYFRSIPYELEECALIDGASRWQILTRILLPLSVPGLISAGIFAFTLSWNEFIYALTFIQSSENKTVPVGVLTELVRSDVYEWGSLMAGALIGSLPVVILYSFFVEHYVSSMTGAVKE; this is translated from the coding sequence ATGGCCCTTGCATCAGCCGCCAAGATATCAGCAAACGAGACCGGCGACGAAGGCGGAATGCGCTATCTCGACCGGTTGCCGCGTCGGGTTGCCCTGGTTTATCTCCCCCTTTTCGTCTTCATGATCGTCCTTTTGTTTCCCTTTTACTGGATGGCGATCACGGCGATTAAGCCCAACTATCAACTAACCGATTACAATAATTTCAGCCCATTTTGGGTGGTGGGACCGACACTCGACCACATCCGTTATCTCTTGTTCGAGACCTCGTATCCGGGCTGGCTATGGAACACCATCGTCATCTCCGTGGTGGCGACCTTCGTGTCGCTGGCGACCTCGGTCTTTGCGGCCTATGCGATCGAGCGACTGCGTTTCACGGGCGCGAAATTCGTCGGGCTTGCCATTTTCCTCGCTTATCTCGTGCCACCGTCGATCCTGTTCATTCCGCTTGCCCTGATGGTTTTCGGATTCGGCATCTATGACACGAAGCTCGCGCTCATATTTACCTATCCAACCTTCCTCGTGCCGTTCTGCACTTGGCTATTGATGGGCTATTTCCGTTCCATCCCTTATGAGCTGGAAGAATGTGCGCTGATAGATGGAGCCTCGCGATGGCAGATCCTGACGCGGATCCTTTTGCCACTATCAGTGCCCGGCCTTATTTCTGCTGGAATATTCGCCTTCACCCTGTCCTGGAATGAATTCATCTATGCGCTGACGTTCATCCAGTCATCGGAGAACAAGACCGTCCCTGTCGGTGTGTTGACGGAGCTCGTGCGCAGCGACGTCTACGAATGGGGCTCGCTGATGGCCGGCGCCCTGATCGGCTCTCTCCCAGTTGTTATCCTCTATTCCTTCTTCGTGGAGCACTACGTCTCGTCAATGACCGGGGCGGTCAAGGAGTGA
- a CDS encoding SDR family oxidoreductase has product MAGRLTNKVCLVTAAGQGIGRSCAALFAREGATVIATDLDASKLAGLDEATCRPLDVRSTEAVEALAKEIGPIDVLLNAAGFVHHGSVLECSEADWDFSFDLNVKSMHRTIRAFIPGMLEKGKGSIINIASGASSVRGIPNRYVYGASKAAVVGLTKAVAADFIKRGIRANAICPGTIESPSLDDRIATLAAQTNQTIEAVRQAFIDRQPMARLGTADEIGWLAVYLASDEASYTTGQVHLADGGFAL; this is encoded by the coding sequence ATGGCGGGGCGTCTTACGAACAAAGTGTGTCTGGTGACGGCAGCGGGCCAGGGGATCGGCCGCTCATGCGCCGCGTTGTTTGCGCGGGAGGGCGCAACCGTCATTGCGACGGATCTCGATGCTTCTAAGCTGGCGGGCCTCGACGAAGCTACCTGCCGTCCGCTCGATGTGCGCTCGACCGAGGCCGTCGAGGCACTTGCCAAGGAAATCGGGCCGATCGACGTGCTCCTGAACGCCGCAGGCTTCGTGCACCACGGCAGTGTGCTCGAATGTTCGGAGGCTGACTGGGATTTTTCGTTCGACTTGAACGTCAAGTCCATGCATCGGACGATCCGCGCCTTCATCCCGGGCATGCTGGAGAAGGGAAAGGGCTCGATCATCAACATCGCGTCCGGCGCCTCATCCGTGCGCGGCATTCCCAATCGCTATGTGTACGGCGCCTCGAAGGCGGCGGTTGTGGGCCTGACGAAGGCGGTTGCGGCGGATTTCATCAAGCGTGGCATCCGTGCCAACGCAATCTGCCCGGGCACCATCGAATCGCCCTCGCTGGATGATCGCATCGCGACGCTCGCCGCACAGACGAACCAGACGATCGAGGCGGTGCGGCAGGCCTTCATCGATCGCCAGCCGATGGCGCGGCTCGGGACGGCAGACGAAATCGGCTGGCTTGCCGTTTATCTCGCCTCGGACGAGGCAAGCTACACCACGGGCCAAGTGCATCTCGCCGACGGTGGCTTCGCGCTCTGA
- a CDS encoding glucan biosynthesis protein G, with product MKKLSRRRLLELMSATAVLSPAMVLAQTPPASTDQPSGGAQPQTSPQFVYDDVVRRARELGAVPFEPNPPTLPEPLSRLDYDGYRDIRFRPERSLLAQGGGQFRMQMFHPGFLFKRPVTVNIIREGVPTPVPYSAQLFDYGRNKFDKPLPVNTGFAGFRLHYPLNDPRVHDELIAFLGASYFRFLGRDQRYGLSARGLAINAGGEEEFPFFREFWIDNPAPGAERVVIYALLDSASITGAFQFLVYPSKETVVDVTATLFPRKTINKLGIAPLTSMYYVGENDRRFLDEYRPELHDSDGLLIHSGTGEWIWRPLRNPRELATSAFVDNNLRGFGLLQRDRIFEHYQDLDLNYELRPGYWVEPRGNWGEGHVELVEIPTNEETNDNIVASWVPRAPAEPGQTLVYRYRITSLGNAEQLHPGGRALNTYQTKPKAAGSPEEVRPGTRRFLIDFAGDDLAYFARDPNLVEIDASLSAGRVVRTYLVPNPKVRGLRAAIDIEVEPGQQVDIRAFLRSGNRALTETWIFPWKAE from the coding sequence ATGAAAAAACTGTCGCGCCGCCGCCTTCTCGAATTGATGTCAGCCACCGCCGTGCTCTCGCCCGCTATGGTGCTGGCCCAGACGCCTCCCGCCTCCACCGATCAGCCTTCCGGAGGCGCACAGCCGCAGACATCTCCCCAATTCGTCTACGACGACGTGGTACGCCGGGCGCGCGAACTTGGAGCCGTGCCGTTCGAGCCCAACCCCCCTACGTTGCCGGAGCCGCTCTCGCGGCTGGATTACGACGGCTATCGCGACATCCGCTTCCGTCCCGAGCGTTCCCTGCTCGCGCAGGGCGGCGGACAGTTCCGCATGCAAATGTTCCATCCCGGCTTCCTGTTCAAACGGCCGGTCACGGTGAACATCATTCGCGAAGGCGTGCCGACACCGGTTCCTTATTCGGCTCAGCTCTTCGATTACGGACGCAACAAGTTCGACAAGCCGTTGCCCGTCAACACCGGCTTTGCGGGCTTCCGGCTCCACTATCCGCTCAACGATCCACGTGTCCACGACGAGCTCATCGCCTTTCTGGGCGCGAGCTATTTTCGTTTCCTCGGCCGCGACCAGCGCTACGGTCTTTCCGCACGCGGCCTTGCCATCAATGCAGGTGGAGAGGAGGAATTCCCGTTCTTCCGGGAGTTCTGGATCGACAATCCCGCGCCCGGCGCGGAGCGCGTTGTCATCTATGCGCTGCTCGACAGCGCCTCGATCACCGGGGCGTTCCAGTTCCTCGTCTATCCCTCCAAGGAAACGGTGGTTGACGTCACCGCGACGCTCTTTCCGCGCAAGACGATCAACAAGCTCGGCATCGCACCGCTCACGTCCATGTACTACGTTGGCGAGAACGACCGGCGCTTCCTTGATGAGTATCGCCCCGAGCTGCATGACTCGGACGGGTTGCTCATTCACTCCGGCACCGGCGAATGGATCTGGCGCCCGCTCCGGAATCCGCGGGAGCTGGCGACCTCCGCCTTCGTGGACAACAACCTTCGCGGCTTCGGCCTGCTGCAGCGCGACCGGATCTTCGAGCACTACCAAGATCTCGACCTGAACTATGAGCTGAGACCCGGCTATTGGGTCGAGCCCCGCGGCAACTGGGGCGAGGGCCACGTCGAGCTGGTTGAGATTCCGACCAATGAAGAGACGAATGACAATATTGTCGCGAGCTGGGTGCCGCGCGCGCCGGCCGAGCCGGGCCAGACACTCGTCTACCGCTACCGCATCACTTCGCTTGGCAATGCCGAGCAGCTCCACCCGGGCGGCCGGGCATTGAACACCTACCAGACGAAACCGAAGGCTGCCGGCTCGCCGGAAGAGGTCCGGCCCGGCACCCGACGCTTCCTCATTGATTTCGCGGGCGATGATTTGGCTTATTTCGCACGCGATCCGAATCTGGTCGAGATCGACGCGTCCCTCTCCGCGGGGCGGGTCGTGCGCACCTATCTCGTCCCGAACCCGAAGGTACGGGGCCTGCGCGCCGCGATCGACATCGAGGTGGAGCCCGGCCAGCAGGTGGATATCCGCGCATTCCTCCGCTCCGGTAACCGCGCCCTGACGGAAACGTGGATCTTCCCCTGGAAAGCCGAATGA
- a CDS encoding GNAT family N-acetyltransferase encodes MSGSAAGLATAADHAAVLALQHRAFAGNRLLLGAEPLPLLADYDEIFADSGAWEIWLAVAAEGLAGVLILMPRQDDLYIWSIATDPAFRGRGVGRDLLAHALARAKALELPALRLCTGRVLSENVAWYARAGFVIEREEVRPDRVLVHMARTLAAP; translated from the coding sequence GTGAGCGGCTCCGCCGCCGGCTTGGCGACTGCGGCCGATCACGCGGCAGTCCTCGCCCTGCAGCACCGGGCCTTCGCCGGTAACAGGCTCTTGCTCGGCGCCGAGCCGCTGCCTCTGCTCGCCGACTATGATGAAATCTTCGCCGACAGTGGGGCGTGGGAGATCTGGCTGGCGGTGGCGGCGGAAGGTCTCGCGGGCGTGCTTATCCTGATGCCTCGGCAAGATGATCTCTACATCTGGAGCATAGCTACTGATCCCGCCTTCCGGGGGCGCGGAGTGGGAAGGGATCTACTGGCCCACGCGCTGGCGCGGGCCAAAGCTCTGGAACTACCTGCTTTGCGTCTGTGCACCGGGCGAGTGCTCTCGGAAAATGTAGCCTGGTATGCGAGGGCGGGCTTCGTGATTGAACGGGAAGAGGTAAGGCCGGACCGTGTCCTCGTCCATATGGCGAGGACGCTGGCTGCACCGTGA
- a CDS encoding ABC transporter substrate-binding protein: protein MTISRRDLMIAGGGLAASAAGLPLLGTQSFAQSSTYEPEKGASLRVLRWSPFVKGEEDAWLANTKKFTEATGVEVRIDKESWEDIRPKAAVAANVGSGPDIVWVWFDDAQQYPDKLLDVTDFANSLGAKYGGWYEGLEGYAKRDGRFIAVPLAAIGNAVCYRDSWVKEAGFSTFPDKTDAFLEMCKALKAKGHPVGFTLGHGVGDGNNFCHWVLWSHGGKMVDENGKVVINSPETIAALKFVRELYPTFIAGTESWLDVNNNRAFLAGEVSVTANGVSLYYAAANDPKLKEMAADIRTTNFPVGPVGKKVELHQTTSAVIFKYTKFPKAALAYLQFMYDKPQFDAWITGASAYCCQPLKAFASNPVWTSTPIHAPYALASETLRPNGYAGPLGYASAACMADYIVVDMVAEAATGQRTPEEAAKRAETRANRYYKV from the coding sequence ATGACAATTTCAAGGCGCGATCTCATGATTGCGGGTGGCGGCCTGGCCGCGAGCGCCGCGGGGCTGCCGTTGCTCGGTACCCAATCATTTGCACAAAGTTCTACCTATGAGCCGGAGAAGGGAGCGTCGCTGCGTGTTTTGCGCTGGTCGCCCTTCGTCAAGGGCGAGGAAGATGCCTGGCTCGCGAATACGAAGAAATTTACGGAGGCGACCGGGGTCGAGGTTCGGATCGACAAGGAAAGTTGGGAGGACATCCGTCCCAAGGCGGCGGTCGCGGCCAATGTCGGCTCGGGTCCGGACATCGTCTGGGTGTGGTTCGACGACGCCCAGCAATATCCCGACAAGCTGCTCGATGTGACCGACTTCGCCAATTCGCTCGGCGCGAAATACGGCGGCTGGTACGAGGGTCTCGAAGGTTACGCCAAGCGGGACGGGCGCTTCATTGCCGTACCGCTCGCTGCGATCGGCAATGCGGTCTGCTATCGCGACAGCTGGGTCAAGGAAGCTGGCTTCTCCACGTTCCCGGATAAGACCGACGCTTTTCTCGAGATGTGCAAGGCCTTGAAGGCCAAGGGGCATCCGGTTGGGTTCACGCTGGGCCACGGTGTTGGTGACGGCAACAACTTCTGCCATTGGGTGTTGTGGAGCCATGGCGGGAAAATGGTGGACGAGAACGGCAAGGTCGTCATCAACAGTCCCGAGACGATCGCTGCGCTGAAATTCGTGCGGGAACTCTACCCTACCTTCATCGCGGGCACCGAGAGCTGGCTCGACGTCAACAACAACCGTGCCTTCCTCGCCGGCGAGGTCTCCGTGACGGCGAACGGCGTGTCGCTTTACTACGCGGCTGCCAATGATCCGAAGCTGAAGGAGATGGCAGCGGACATTCGCACAACCAATTTCCCTGTCGGCCCGGTGGGCAAGAAGGTCGAACTGCACCAGACGACCTCAGCGGTGATCTTCAAATACACGAAGTTCCCGAAGGCCGCGCTCGCCTATCTCCAGTTCATGTATGACAAGCCGCAGTTCGACGCCTGGATTACGGGGGCGAGCGCCTATTGCTGCCAGCCGCTGAAGGCTTTCGCTTCTAATCCGGTCTGGACGTCTACGCCTATCCACGCGCCTTACGCTCTGGCTTCGGAGACGCTGCGGCCAAATGGCTATGCTGGCCCGCTCGGCTATGCTTCGGCAGCCTGCATGGCGGACTACATCGTAGTTGACATGGTGGCGGAAGCGGCCACGGGCCAGCGGACCCCCGAAGAGGCAGCCAAGCGCGCCGAGACCCGAGCCAACCGCTATTACAAGGTCTGA
- a CDS encoding MarR family winged helix-turn-helix transcriptional regulator gives MKHPVAKSIGWALVYAARLHRSRIGERLSSMGLFPGQEQVLQALASGEPATMGELAELLRVKPPTASKTVARLAAQGLVERRTEPGDARIIIVSLTREGLEKVAAIDALWRDTEEQLLDDLDSKDRKRARKLLRKMAKNLADKGSNDKALPGDEEDDADLDDPVAA, from the coding sequence ATGAAGCATCCCGTCGCCAAGAGCATAGGTTGGGCCCTCGTCTATGCCGCGCGCCTCCACCGCAGCCGTATCGGCGAACGGCTTTCTTCGATGGGATTGTTTCCCGGCCAGGAACAGGTCCTGCAGGCGCTCGCCTCCGGCGAGCCCGCAACGATGGGTGAGCTGGCGGAACTCCTTCGCGTCAAACCGCCGACGGCCTCCAAAACCGTTGCGCGCCTGGCAGCGCAGGGGCTGGTCGAACGGCGGACAGAACCGGGCGATGCCCGCATCATCATCGTCAGCCTGACGCGGGAGGGCCTTGAGAAGGTCGCGGCCATCGACGCCCTCTGGCGCGACACCGAGGAGCAGCTGCTCGATGATCTCGACAGCAAGGATCGCAAACGCGCCCGCAAGCTGCTCCGGAAAATGGCGAAAAACTTAGCCGACAAGGGATCGAACGACAAAGCGCTACCCGGCGATGAGGAAGACGACGCCGATCTGGACGATCCCGTCGCTGCATAG
- a CDS encoding DMT family transporter — translation MAERDPLDGPSHAAPAAKPAPVTGNTLLAIGLGLTSVLGFACIDTSAKWLNQYFDPLQTAWVRYFGSVVFVLALLNPWTRPGVFRTKAPKLQAARSTLLLLSTALNFFALAYLGLPEVAAIAFSSPLMVALLAGPVLGEWAGPRRLAAIAVGFIGVLIITRPGLGGFQPAALLAIASAFCGAWYTLSTRMLASRDSPETTMVYSGVVGIVVLTPIMPFVWTAPPSALTWLVMAICGLAGAVGHWFLILAFRHAPAPVIAPFSYTHLLWVTLFSYLIFNAVPDTYTIVGAAIVVASGLYLIHRERVVAQRRRAAARSNVTP, via the coding sequence ATGGCTGAGCGAGACCCGCTCGATGGCCCGTCACATGCCGCGCCAGCCGCAAAGCCGGCCCCGGTCACCGGAAACACGCTCCTCGCCATCGGACTTGGCTTGACGTCGGTCTTGGGCTTTGCCTGCATCGACACCTCGGCCAAATGGCTCAACCAATATTTCGATCCGCTGCAGACCGCTTGGGTTCGCTATTTCGGAAGCGTCGTGTTCGTTCTCGCGCTCTTGAACCCCTGGACGCGTCCCGGCGTGTTCCGGACCAAGGCCCCGAAACTCCAAGCCGCGCGGTCCACCTTACTCCTCCTGTCGACTGCCCTGAATTTCTTTGCCCTCGCCTATCTCGGGCTGCCGGAGGTAGCCGCAATCGCCTTTTCAAGCCCACTCATGGTGGCCTTGCTCGCCGGCCCGGTGCTGGGAGAATGGGCTGGGCCGCGCCGTCTCGCCGCCATCGCCGTCGGCTTCATCGGCGTGCTCATCATTACCCGGCCGGGCCTGGGAGGCTTCCAGCCCGCCGCGCTCCTTGCAATAGCAAGCGCTTTCTGTGGTGCCTGGTACACCCTGAGCACGCGCATGCTAGCGTCCCGGGATTCCCCGGAGACCACGATGGTCTACTCAGGGGTCGTCGGTATCGTCGTGCTGACGCCGATCATGCCCTTTGTCTGGACTGCGCCGCCATCCGCCCTTACCTGGCTGGTCATGGCGATCTGCGGCCTTGCCGGAGCGGTAGGACACTGGTTCCTTATTCTCGCTTTTCGGCATGCACCAGCCCCGGTGATCGCGCCCTTCAGCTATACCCATCTTCTTTGGGTTACGCTGTTCAGCTATCTGATCTTCAACGCCGTGCCGGACACCTACACCATCGTAGGCGCCGCCATCGTCGTCGCTTCCGGCCTTTACCTCATTCACCGCGAACGTGTGGTCGCGCAGCGGCGGCGAGCCGCGGCGCGGTCGAACGTCACTCCTTGA
- the ugpC gene encoding sn-glycerol-3-phosphate ABC transporter ATP-binding protein UgpC translates to MASVEIREVRKAFGATPVIHGVSIDITDGEFVILVGPSGCGKSTLLRMVAGLESVTGGEIRIGERVVNNVPPKERDIAMVFQNYALYPHMTVADNMGFSLKLKNAPKAEIQQRVNRAAEILGLTKLLDRYPRQLSGGQRQRVAMGRAIVRDPQVFLFDEPLSNLDAKLRVQMRTEIKELHQRLKTTTVYVTHDQIEAMTMADKIVVMHDGIVEQMGAPLDLYDRPANLFVAGFIGSPSMNFIKGKIVSDGSPRVVTEGGVALPVKEVPQGSDGRPVVYGIRPEHFIIDSEKGIPAEVAVVEPTGSETQVFAKLGGQDIVGVFRERVTVGPGDKLPLSPDPALVHLFDQETGNRI, encoded by the coding sequence ATGGCATCCGTAGAAATCAGAGAGGTCCGTAAGGCCTTTGGCGCAACGCCGGTGATCCACGGGGTATCGATTGATATCACGGACGGCGAATTCGTCATTTTGGTCGGGCCGTCCGGCTGCGGCAAGTCGACCCTCCTTCGCATGGTCGCTGGCCTTGAAAGCGTGACGGGCGGCGAGATCCGCATCGGTGAACGCGTTGTGAACAATGTCCCGCCCAAAGAGCGCGACATTGCCATGGTGTTCCAGAACTACGCCCTTTATCCGCACATGACGGTCGCGGATAACATGGGCTTTTCGCTGAAGCTCAAGAACGCCCCCAAGGCAGAGATCCAGCAGCGCGTGAACCGCGCCGCGGAAATCCTGGGCCTGACCAAGCTGCTTGATCGCTATCCGCGGCAGCTCTCGGGCGGCCAGCGTCAGCGCGTCGCCATGGGACGCGCCATCGTGCGCGACCCGCAGGTGTTCCTCTTTGACGAGCCGCTGTCGAACCTTGACGCCAAGCTGCGCGTCCAGATGCGCACGGAGATCAAGGAGCTGCACCAGCGGCTGAAGACCACGACGGTCTACGTGACGCACGACCAGATCGAGGCCATGACCATGGCCGACAAGATCGTCGTGATGCACGACGGGATCGTCGAGCAGATGGGTGCGCCGCTTGATCTCTATGACCGCCCGGCGAACCTTTTCGTGGCCGGCTTCATCGGCTCGCCTTCGATGAACTTCATCAAGGGCAAGATCGTTTCCGACGGGAGCCCCCGGGTCGTGACCGAAGGCGGTGTGGCGCTGCCGGTGAAGGAGGTTCCGCAAGGCTCCGATGGTCGCCCCGTGGTCTACGGTATCCGCCCGGAACACTTCATCATCGATTCCGAGAAGGGCATTCCCGCCGAGGTCGCGGTGGTCGAGCCGACGGGTTCGGAAACCCAGGTCTTCGCCAAGCTCGGTGGGCAGGACATCGTTGGTGTGTTCCGTGAGCGCGTGACGGTGGGACCCGGCGACAAGCTTCCCCTGTCACCCGATCCTGCCCTCGTTCACCTGTTCGATCAGGAAACCGGCAACCGGATCTGA
- a CDS encoding sugar ABC transporter permease, translating to MTRSEAGRPTRLFDLSQGRNVLGLLFMLPAAVFLLVFLTYPLGLGVWLAFTDTRIGRAGIFIGLENYISLWGDHVFWLSVFNTVLYTVAASILKFALGLWLALILNEHLPFKAFFRAIVLLPWVVPTVLSAIAFWWIFDAQFSIISWLLIKIGLIDAPINFLGDSTNARASVIAANVWRGIPFVAISLLAGLQTIPQSLHEAATLDGASSWQRFYNITLPMLTPIIAVVMTFSVLFTFTDFQLIYVLTRGGPLNATHLMATLSFQRAIPGGQLGEGAAIAVAMIPFLLTAILFSYFGLQRRRWQQGGTD from the coding sequence ATGACGAGAAGCGAGGCGGGGAGGCCGACGCGATTGTTCGACCTCAGCCAGGGGCGCAATGTCCTTGGTCTCCTCTTCATGCTTCCCGCTGCAGTCTTTCTCCTGGTGTTTCTCACCTATCCGCTCGGGCTCGGTGTTTGGCTCGCCTTCACGGACACGCGCATTGGCCGGGCAGGGATCTTCATTGGCCTGGAGAACTACATATCGCTCTGGGGCGACCACGTCTTCTGGTTGTCGGTATTCAACACCGTGCTGTACACCGTCGCCGCGTCGATCCTGAAGTTCGCGCTCGGCCTGTGGCTGGCGTTGATCCTGAACGAGCATCTGCCATTCAAAGCCTTTTTCCGCGCGATCGTGCTACTGCCCTGGGTCGTGCCTACGGTGCTGTCGGCCATCGCCTTCTGGTGGATCTTCGACGCGCAGTTCTCGATCATCTCGTGGCTGCTCATCAAGATCGGACTGATTGATGCGCCGATCAATTTCCTCGGCGATTCCACCAATGCGCGCGCGTCGGTGATCGCGGCCAATGTCTGGCGCGGCATTCCCTTCGTGGCGATCTCGCTTCTCGCCGGCCTGCAGACGATCCCGCAATCCTTGCATGAGGCGGCAACGCTGGACGGCGCGTCGAGCTGGCAGCGCTTCTACAACATCACCTTGCCGATGCTGACGCCGATCATTGCGGTGGTTATGACCTTCTCGGTGTTGTTCACCTTCACCGATTTTCAGCTCATCTACGTGCTCACGCGCGGTGGTCCGCTGAATGCGACGCATCTTATGGCAACCCTGAGCTTCCAGCGCGCCATTCCCGGCGGCCAGCTGGGTGAGGGCGCGGCGATCGCGGTTGCCATGATCCCGTTCCTGCTGACGGCGATCCTGTTCAGCTATTTCGGGCTGCAACGTCGACGCTGGCAACAGGGTGGGACTGACTGA